One Streptomyces sp. CNQ-509 DNA window includes the following coding sequences:
- a CDS encoding N,N-dimethylformamidase beta subunit family domain-containing protein — protein MVHDSIRRWESGALAHAVSDPFAAGPLPWLHAGEESFEDGRLVPWYVDAATTGDGGVRLANDVLQQIKGFAAPSCAEPGESVDFRISVDPPQEFAVDIYRIGHYAGDGAAKVTSSPRLAGIVQPVPLAAGRTVSCHHWWLSWRLQIPSYFSPGAYVAVLTTADGHRSHAPFTVRSTEPADLLLLLPDVTWQAYNLYPEDGRTGASLYHAWDDEGCLLGEPEAATTVSFDRPYAGAGLPLHAGHAYDFIRWAERYGYDLAYADARDLHAGRVDPTRYRGIVFPGHDEYWSAPMRQAAEKARAAGTSLVFLSANTMYWQVGLAPSAAGEPDRLLHCTKRQGPGRPALWREQGAPEQELLGVQYVGRVPEPRPLVVRNADHWLWEATGALEGDELPGLVAGEADRYFPRAPLPQHTGRKLLAHSPYPDSRGMRRYQETSLYETPAGGLVFAAGTFAWSPALDRPDHVNSVIQRATANLLDRICKRE, from the coding sequence GGAGTCCTTCGAGGACGGCCGCCTGGTCCCCTGGTACGTCGACGCCGCCACCACCGGCGACGGCGGGGTCCGCCTCGCGAACGACGTACTCCAGCAGATCAAGGGCTTCGCCGCGCCCTCCTGCGCCGAGCCCGGCGAATCGGTCGACTTCCGCATCTCCGTCGACCCGCCGCAGGAGTTCGCCGTCGACATCTACCGCATCGGCCACTACGCGGGCGACGGCGCCGCGAAGGTGACGAGCAGCCCGCGGCTCGCCGGCATCGTGCAGCCGGTGCCGCTGGCCGCCGGGCGCACGGTCTCATGCCACCACTGGTGGCTGTCCTGGCGGTTGCAGATCCCGTCGTACTTCTCCCCGGGCGCGTACGTCGCGGTGCTCACCACCGCCGACGGCCACCGCTCGCACGCGCCGTTCACCGTCCGCTCCACCGAGCCCGCCGACCTGCTCCTGCTGCTGCCGGACGTCACGTGGCAGGCGTACAACCTCTATCCCGAGGACGGCCGTACGGGCGCCAGCCTCTACCACGCCTGGGACGACGAGGGCTGCCTCCTCGGTGAACCGGAGGCGGCCACCACGGTCTCCTTCGACCGCCCCTACGCGGGCGCCGGGCTGCCGCTGCACGCCGGCCACGCCTACGACTTCATCCGCTGGGCCGAGCGCTACGGCTACGACCTCGCGTACGCGGACGCCCGCGACCTGCACGCCGGCCGGGTCGACCCGACGCGCTACCGCGGCATCGTCTTCCCCGGCCACGACGAGTACTGGTCGGCGCCGATGCGGCAGGCGGCGGAGAAGGCCCGCGCCGCGGGCACCTCGCTGGTGTTCCTCTCCGCCAACACCATGTACTGGCAGGTCGGCCTCGCCCCCTCCGCGGCCGGCGAGCCCGACCGGCTGCTGCACTGCACCAAGCGCCAGGGCCCGGGCCGCCCGGCGCTCTGGCGCGAACAGGGCGCGCCGGAGCAGGAGTTGCTGGGCGTGCAGTACGTGGGCCGGGTGCCGGAGCCGCGCCCCCTGGTCGTACGGAACGCGGACCACTGGCTGTGGGAGGCGACCGGCGCGCTGGAGGGCGACGAACTGCCTGGCCTGGTCGCGGGCGAGGCGGACCGCTATTTCCCGCGCGCCCCGCTCCCCCAGCACACCGGGCGCAAGCTGCTGGCCCATTCGCCGTACCCGGACTCGCGCGGCATGCGACGGTACCAGGAGACGTCGCTCTACGAGACGCCGGCGGGCGGGCTGGTCTTCGCGGCGGGCACGTTCGCGTGGTCGCCGGCGCTGGACCGTCCCGACCACGTGAACAGCGTGATCCAGCGGGCCACGGCGAACCTGCTGGACCGGATCTGCAAGCGGGAGTGA
- a CDS encoding GNAT family N-acetyltransferase: MEIRTGVRGDAEEIAALHAESWRTAYAGIMPGDFLSGPLDDERLAVWRGRLDEPARGAGLFVAVDGAELLGFAYLLPRSDGRLLLDNLHARPGRTGGGIGTRLLRHARAWAAEVHPGRTVYLEVLRGNTRAVSFYERHGAVRTDERICVFEQGFELPELEYSFPAAPPLSIAVAQPRCRAHDVAANAVAHAEAVLAADARVVVFPEMSLTGYELDAEPIAPDDERLTPIIAACAEKGTLALVGAPVPGPHIGILAVGEAGARVAYGKVYLHGTEAARFVPGEPAVIEVDGWRLGLAVCRDTGIPEHAAKVAALGIDGYVAGVVHTDDEAGVHGERARRVAADHGVWVATAAFAGPTGGGFGRTSGRSGIWSADGELIAEASAAPDEFARAVFLK, from the coding sequence ATGGAGATCAGAACGGGTGTACGGGGCGATGCCGAGGAGATCGCGGCGCTGCACGCCGAGAGCTGGCGTACCGCGTACGCGGGGATCATGCCCGGCGACTTCCTGAGCGGGCCGCTGGACGACGAGCGGCTGGCCGTCTGGCGTGGCCGACTCGACGAGCCGGCGCGCGGCGCGGGGCTGTTCGTGGCCGTGGACGGCGCCGAGCTGCTCGGGTTCGCCTATCTCCTCCCGCGCTCCGATGGCCGTCTCCTCCTGGACAACCTGCACGCCAGGCCCGGCCGCACCGGCGGCGGCATCGGGACCCGGCTCCTGCGGCACGCCCGCGCGTGGGCCGCCGAGGTGCACCCCGGGCGGACCGTCTACCTGGAGGTGCTCCGCGGCAACACGCGCGCGGTCTCCTTCTACGAGCGCCACGGCGCGGTCCGCACCGATGAACGGATCTGCGTGTTCGAGCAGGGATTCGAGCTGCCCGAGCTGGAGTACTCCTTCCCGGCCGCGCCGCCGCTGAGCATTGCGGTCGCGCAGCCAAGGTGCAGGGCTCACGACGTGGCGGCCAACGCGGTGGCCCATGCGGAGGCCGTTCTGGCGGCGGACGCGCGGGTGGTGGTCTTCCCCGAGATGTCGCTGACGGGTTACGAGCTGGACGCGGAGCCGATCGCCCCGGACGACGAACGGCTGACTCCGATCATCGCCGCATGCGCCGAGAAGGGGACACTCGCCCTGGTCGGTGCGCCCGTACCGGGTCCGCACATCGGCATCCTGGCCGTCGGGGAAGCCGGTGCGCGCGTGGCCTACGGGAAGGTGTACCTCCACGGCACCGAGGCCGCCCGCTTCGTCCCGGGGGAGCCCGCCGTGATCGAGGTGGACGGGTGGCGGCTGGGGCTCGCCGTCTGCCGCGACACGGGCATTCCCGAGCATGCCGCGAAGGTGGCCGCGCTGGGCATCGACGGCTATGTGGCCGGGGTCGTGCACACGGACGACGAGGCCGGGGTCCACGGCGAGCGCGCCCGCCGGGTCGCGGCCGACCACGGTGTGTGGGTCGCCACGGCGGCCTTCGCCGGTCCCACCGGCGGCGGGTTCGGCCGAACGTCCGGTCGTTCGGGCATCTGGTCCGCCGACGGGGAACTGATCGCGGAGGCGAGCGCCGCCCCGGACGAGTTCGCGCGGGCCGTCTTCCTCAAGTGA
- a CDS encoding AAA family ATPase, giving the protein MTLYGRQKELAALDALLGAAADGRGQSLVLRGEAGIGKSSLLAYAEGEARRRGFTVLRAVGWEAERGLAFAALHQLLRPVLDRAGTLPRPQADALAAAVGTGAAEGPDRFLVGLAVLSLLAEAADGVPVLCLVDDAQWIDDPSADALLFAARRLGVERVALLFAARGDTGFPAAGLPQSVLSRLGREDALALLAGLDVPAAVRERVLRESLGNPLALREFGASGAAAAGRPQAAGQPLPAADRVLAAYRGRVLALPERTRLMLLIAAADSRGTLRYLVAAAERLDVELADLAAAEQQGLIAVVGEFVEFRHPLIRTAAYTSAPLALRVAVHEALATGSGDPDCRARHLASAATGPDEEVAAELADCAQRALARGGPAAAAETYVEAARLTPDADPRVRRLTAAAWAAQQAGHAEQAAALAEEAYEQTADADRRAELAYVRSFWLFEKDAAQEAGALLLSHAADSRAYGREMLRAAATYAWFGGDLAALHRAADLLEQYGDAPGADARRADRAVRGLAHMAADDFARGLPLVADLLDEAAVGSPTRLQAISSASLLPDDVQLPVITEEIDFARGDGIIGRLPYLLHVLARQQLYAGDHREAARTVTEAAAIARDTGLPIRIGRLHNLLARIPAIEGDEERVRTLVTPGMNAGGNYGVTALALLDLGRGRYEDVLKRLAEARAGAARYSAALLFATADEVEAAVRLGDPARAEAPARRFAAWAAAGGQPWARAVALRNEALLAETAGGAEARGSAEEAYEEAVRLHAEPAGRPFERARTELLFGEHLRRERRRAEARTHLRTALRLFDGLAAAPWSDRTRAELRAAGEVQATARATAPDPADRLTPQELQVVRLAAEGTSSREIAARLFLSPRTVEYHLYKAYPKLGVTSRRELPAALGAVEERRGPAASARPRT; this is encoded by the coding sequence ATGACTTTGTACGGGCGTCAGAAGGAGCTGGCCGCGCTCGACGCGCTGCTCGGCGCCGCCGCCGACGGCCGCGGGCAGAGCCTCGTGCTGCGCGGCGAGGCGGGGATCGGCAAGTCGTCGCTGCTCGCGTACGCCGAGGGCGAGGCGCGGCGGCGCGGCTTCACCGTGCTGCGCGCGGTGGGCTGGGAGGCCGAGCGGGGGCTGGCGTTCGCGGCGCTGCACCAGTTGCTGCGGCCCGTGCTCGACCGCGCCGGCACGCTGCCGCGGCCGCAGGCGGACGCGCTGGCCGCCGCGGTCGGCACCGGCGCCGCCGAGGGGCCCGACCGGTTCCTCGTCGGGCTCGCGGTGCTGTCGCTGCTCGCCGAGGCGGCCGACGGCGTGCCGGTGCTGTGCCTGGTGGACGACGCGCAGTGGATCGACGACCCCTCCGCGGACGCGCTGCTGTTCGCCGCCCGCCGGCTCGGCGTCGAGCGCGTCGCGCTGCTCTTCGCCGCCCGCGGCGACACCGGCTTCCCCGCCGCCGGGCTGCCGCAGTCGGTGCTCTCCCGGCTCGGCCGCGAGGACGCACTGGCCCTCCTCGCGGGGCTCGACGTGCCCGCGGCGGTACGGGAGCGGGTGCTGCGCGAGTCCCTCGGCAACCCGCTCGCCCTGCGCGAGTTCGGCGCCTCGGGGGCTGCGGCCGCGGGCCGTCCGCAGGCCGCCGGGCAGCCGCTGCCGGCCGCCGACCGGGTGCTGGCGGCGTACCGCGGCCGGGTGCTGGCACTGCCGGAGCGGACCCGGTTGATGCTCCTCATCGCCGCCGCCGACTCCCGCGGCACCCTGCGGTACCTGGTCGCCGCGGCCGAGCGGCTGGACGTGGAGCTGGCGGACCTGGCGGCGGCGGAGCAGCAGGGGCTCATCGCCGTGGTCGGGGAGTTCGTCGAGTTCCGGCACCCCCTGATCCGTACCGCCGCCTACACCTCCGCCCCGCTAGCCCTCCGCGTCGCCGTGCACGAGGCGCTGGCCACCGGCTCCGGCGATCCGGACTGCCGCGCCCGGCACCTGGCGTCGGCCGCGACGGGGCCCGACGAGGAGGTCGCCGCCGAGTTGGCCGACTGCGCGCAGCGGGCGCTGGCCCGCGGCGGCCCGGCGGCGGCAGCGGAGACGTACGTGGAGGCGGCCCGCCTCACCCCGGACGCGGACCCGCGGGTGCGGCGCCTCACGGCGGCGGCGTGGGCGGCGCAGCAGGCGGGGCACGCGGAGCAGGCGGCGGCGCTGGCGGAGGAGGCGTACGAGCAGACGGCGGACGCGGACCGGCGCGCGGAGCTGGCGTACGTGCGCTCCTTCTGGCTCTTCGAGAAGGACGCCGCGCAGGAGGCCGGCGCGCTGCTCCTCTCGCACGCCGCGGACTCGCGCGCGTACGGGCGGGAGATGCTGCGCGCCGCGGCGACGTACGCGTGGTTCGGCGGGGACCTCGCGGCGCTGCACCGGGCGGCGGACCTGCTGGAACAGTACGGGGACGCGCCCGGCGCCGACGCCCGGCGCGCGGACCGCGCCGTGCGCGGGCTGGCGCACATGGCGGCCGACGACTTCGCGCGCGGGCTGCCGCTCGTCGCCGACCTGCTCGACGAGGCCGCCGTGGGCAGTCCGACGCGTCTCCAGGCGATCTCCTCCGCCTCGCTGCTCCCCGACGACGTCCAACTGCCCGTGATCACCGAGGAGATCGACTTCGCCCGCGGCGACGGCATCATCGGCCGGCTGCCGTACCTGCTGCACGTGCTGGCGCGCCAGCAGCTCTACGCGGGCGACCACCGCGAGGCGGCGCGCACGGTGACGGAAGCCGCCGCGATCGCCCGCGACACGGGGCTGCCGATACGCATCGGCCGGCTGCACAACCTGCTGGCGCGCATCCCGGCGATCGAGGGCGACGAGGAGCGCGTACGGACCCTCGTGACCCCCGGCATGAACGCCGGCGGCAACTACGGCGTCACCGCCCTGGCCCTCCTCGACCTGGGCCGCGGCCGCTACGAGGACGTGCTGAAGCGGCTGGCGGAGGCCCGCGCGGGAGCGGCGCGGTACAGCGCTGCGCTGCTGTTCGCGACGGCGGACGAGGTGGAGGCGGCGGTCCGCCTGGGCGACCCGGCGCGCGCCGAGGCCCCGGCCCGCCGCTTCGCGGCGTGGGCGGCGGCGGGCGGGCAGCCGTGGGCGCGGGCGGTGGCGCTGCGCAACGAGGCATTGCTGGCGGAGACGGCGGGCGGGGCGGAAGCCAGGGGCAGCGCCGAGGAGGCGTACGAGGAAGCCGTACGCCTCCACGCCGAGCCCGCCGGCCGCCCCTTCGAACGGGCCCGCACCGAGCTGCTCTTCGGCGAGCACCTGCGCCGGGAGCGCCGCCGCGCCGAGGCCCGTACCCACCTCCGCACCGCGCTCCGGCTCTTCGACGGCCTCGCCGCCGCACCCTGGTCCGACCGCACCCGCGCCGAACTCCGCGCGGCGGGCGAGGTCCAGGCCACGGCCCGCGCCACCGCCCCGGACCCGGCGGACCGGCTGACCCCGCAGGAACTCCAGGTCGTCCGGCTGGCGGCGGAAGGCACCAGCAGCCGCGAGATCGCGGCCCGGCTCTTCCTCTCCCCCCGCACGGTGGAGTACCACCTCTACAAGGCGTACCCGAAGCTCGGCGTCACCTCCCGCCGCGAACTCCCCGCCGCCCTGGGGGCGGTGGAGGAGCGCCGAGGACCCGCCGCCTCCGCACGGCCCCGCACGTAG
- a CDS encoding alkene reductase, whose protein sequence is MTNKIFEPVRIGRLDLPHRLAMAPMTRSRASADGGLVSELTAEYYEQRAGAALIITEGTQPCVRGQGYIQTPGIHTAAQVAAWRKVTDRVHAAGGRIFLQLLHAGRVGHPYLYPDGGLPEAPSALASGESLFTNDQGLLPHPVPRELTADDIGEIVRDFAAGARGAIEAGFDGVELHGANGYLIHQFLADGANRRTDAYGGPVENRIRFAVETVRAVSEAIGADRTALRISPGNGANGVTESDAADVYAALVAALAPYPLAYLHLLEGTPELRGVTEQVRRGWAGPLMLNSMHHGGGDPVEDAERLLAAGTADIVALGARWLANPDLMARVRAGGPYNEADEATYYGGDHRGYTDYPALAPPAPAAG, encoded by the coding sequence ATGACGAACAAGATCTTCGAGCCCGTACGGATCGGCCGCCTCGACCTCCCGCACCGGCTGGCGATGGCCCCGATGACCCGCTCCCGTGCCTCCGCGGACGGCGGCCTGGTCTCCGAGCTGACGGCGGAGTACTACGAGCAGCGGGCCGGCGCCGCGCTGATCATCACCGAGGGCACCCAGCCCTGCGTGCGCGGCCAGGGCTACATCCAGACGCCCGGCATCCACACCGCCGCCCAGGTCGCCGCCTGGCGGAAGGTGACCGACCGGGTGCACGCCGCCGGGGGCCGGATCTTCCTGCAGCTCCTGCACGCCGGCCGCGTCGGCCACCCCTACCTCTACCCGGACGGCGGGCTTCCGGAAGCGCCGTCGGCCCTGGCGTCCGGCGAGTCCCTGTTCACCAACGACCAGGGGCTGCTCCCGCACCCCGTGCCGCGCGAGCTGACCGCCGACGACATCGGCGAGATCGTCCGGGACTTCGCGGCCGGCGCGCGGGGCGCGATCGAGGCGGGCTTCGACGGCGTGGAGCTGCACGGCGCCAACGGCTACCTCATCCACCAGTTCCTCGCCGACGGCGCCAACCGCCGCACCGACGCCTACGGCGGCCCGGTGGAGAACCGCATCCGCTTCGCGGTCGAGACGGTACGGGCGGTCAGCGAGGCGATCGGTGCGGACCGCACCGCACTGCGCATCTCGCCCGGCAACGGCGCCAACGGCGTCACCGAGAGCGACGCGGCCGACGTGTACGCGGCGCTGGTCGCGGCCCTGGCCCCGTATCCGCTGGCCTATCTGCACCTCCTGGAGGGCACGCCGGAGCTGCGCGGGGTGACCGAGCAGGTACGCCGCGGCTGGGCGGGCCCGCTGATGCTGAACTCGATGCACCACGGCGGCGGCGACCCGGTCGAGGACGCGGAGCGACTGCTCGCCGCGGGCACGGCGGACATCGTGGCCCTCGGGGCGCGCTGGCTGGCCAACCCGGACCTGATGGCGCGGGTACGGGCCGGGGGACCGTACAACGAGGCCGACGAGGCGACGTACTACGGCGGCGACCACCGCGGCTACACCGACTACCCGGCGCTCGCGCCGCCGGCGCCCGCCGCGGGCTGA
- a CDS encoding phosphoribosylaminoimidazolesuccinocarboxamide synthase, translating into MTGFVEKPQPVEVPGLVHLHTGKVRDLYEDAEGRLVMVASDRISAYDWVLPTEIPDKGRILTRLSLWWFERIAGIVPHHVLSTELPEGAPAAWAGRALVCRRLRMVPVECVARGYLTGSGLAEYAESGAVCGVDLPPGLTDASALPAPVFTPATKAEVGEHDENVTYDEVVRRVGPLVAAELRRVTLEVYGRGRDLARGRGLILADTKFEFGYTGDAIGEGELVLGDEVLTPDSSRYWAIDGWRPGRPQPSFDKQYVRDWLTSDVSGWDRHGEAPPPELPAEVVERTREKYVEAYERLTGERWDG; encoded by the coding sequence GTGACCGGTTTCGTGGAGAAGCCCCAGCCCGTCGAAGTCCCCGGCCTCGTCCATCTGCACACCGGCAAGGTCCGCGACCTCTACGAGGACGCCGAGGGCCGCCTGGTGATGGTCGCCAGCGACCGGATCTCCGCGTACGACTGGGTGCTCCCCACCGAGATCCCCGACAAGGGCCGGATCCTGACCCGGCTGTCGCTGTGGTGGTTCGAGCGGATCGCCGGCATCGTGCCGCACCACGTGCTCTCCACCGAGCTGCCCGAGGGCGCCCCCGCCGCATGGGCGGGGCGCGCCCTGGTGTGCCGGCGGCTGCGGATGGTGCCGGTGGAGTGCGTGGCCCGGGGCTATCTGACGGGCTCGGGGCTCGCGGAGTACGCGGAATCGGGCGCGGTCTGCGGCGTCGACCTGCCGCCGGGGCTCACCGACGCCTCGGCGCTGCCCGCGCCGGTCTTCACGCCGGCGACGAAGGCGGAGGTGGGGGAGCACGACGAGAACGTCACGTACGACGAGGTGGTGCGCCGCGTCGGCCCGCTCGTCGCGGCGGAGCTGCGCCGGGTGACGCTGGAGGTGTACGGGCGCGGGCGGGACCTCGCGCGCGGGCGGGGGCTGATCCTGGCGGACACGAAGTTCGAGTTCGGCTACACCGGCGACGCGATCGGCGAGGGCGAACTGGTCCTCGGCGACGAGGTGCTGACGCCGGACTCCTCGCGGTACTGGGCGATCGACGGCTGGCGTCCCGGCCGGCCGCAGCCGTCCTTCGACAAGCAGTACGTACGCGACTGGCTGACGTCGGACGTGTCCGGCTGGGACCGGCACGGCGAGGCGCCGCCGCCGGAGCTGCCCGCGGAGGTGGTGGAGCGTACGCGGGAGAAATACGTGGAGGCGTACGAGCGGCTGACGGGGGAGCGCTGGGACGGCTGA
- a CDS encoding TetR/AcrR family transcriptional regulator produces the protein MTPENAADPPKRGRGRPRRGAAEDGPGTRDRILAKARSEFAARGFEKTSIRGIAKSAGVDPALVHHYFGTKERVFEAALEITFAPAMAIPDIVVDGPAEDAGERMTRFFFGVWENRLSREPLLAVIRSAVSNETAAAIFRKIVTRNLLRRITPSLPQPDAEMRAELAVAQLVGTAMLRYIVRLEPMASAAPEELIRRLSPIVQYHLMDGPPSPPAPSPPAPPPPPGG, from the coding sequence GTGACGCCGGAGAACGCCGCCGACCCTCCGAAACGCGGCCGGGGACGCCCCCGCCGCGGCGCCGCCGAGGACGGGCCCGGCACCCGGGACCGGATACTGGCGAAGGCCCGTTCCGAGTTCGCCGCGCGCGGCTTCGAGAAGACGTCCATCCGCGGCATCGCCAAGTCCGCGGGCGTCGACCCGGCGCTGGTCCACCACTACTTCGGCACCAAGGAGCGGGTCTTCGAAGCGGCGCTGGAGATCACGTTCGCGCCCGCGATGGCGATACCCGACATCGTCGTCGACGGCCCGGCGGAGGATGCGGGCGAGCGCATGACCCGCTTCTTCTTCGGCGTCTGGGAGAACCGGCTCTCGCGCGAGCCTTTACTCGCCGTCATCCGCTCCGCCGTGAGCAACGAGACCGCGGCCGCCATCTTCCGCAAGATCGTCACGCGCAACCTGCTGCGCCGGATCACCCCGTCACTGCCGCAGCCCGATGCCGAGATGCGCGCGGAACTGGCGGTGGCGCAGCTCGTCGGGACGGCGATGCTGCGCTACATCGTCCGGCTCGAACCGATGGCCTCGGCGGCACCGGAGGAGCTGATCCGCCGGCTTTCGCCGATCGTGCAGTACCACCTGATGGACGGGCCGCCGTCGCCACCGGCACCCTCGCCGCCGGCACCGCCGCCGCCCCCGGGAGGCTGA
- a CDS encoding sugar phosphate isomerase/epimerase, whose translation MPDARVTLSTASVYPESTATAFETAARLGYDGLEVMVWTDPVSQDIEALRRLSDHHGVPVLAIHAPCLLITQRVWSRDPWEKLRRAQSAAERLGAETVVVHPPFRWQRGYAREFVRGIWRMADETAVQFAVENMYPWRYREKEMLAYAPDWDVTNEDYRHHTLDLSHTATARNDALEMADRMGDRLCHVHLADGSGSGKDEHLVPGRGSQPCAEMLERLAARGFGGQVVVEINTRRAMSAAERESDLAESLAFTRFNLAAPVPRGASS comes from the coding sequence GTGCCCGACGCGCGGGTGACCCTCTCCACCGCCTCCGTCTACCCCGAGTCCACCGCCACCGCCTTCGAGACCGCCGCCCGCCTCGGGTACGACGGCCTGGAGGTCATGGTCTGGACGGATCCCGTCAGCCAGGACATCGAGGCGCTGCGCCGCCTCTCCGACCACCACGGCGTGCCGGTCCTCGCCATCCACGCGCCGTGCCTGCTGATCACGCAGCGCGTCTGGTCGCGGGACCCGTGGGAGAAGCTGCGGCGCGCGCAGTCGGCCGCCGAGCGGCTGGGTGCGGAGACGGTCGTGGTGCACCCGCCGTTCCGCTGGCAGCGCGGGTACGCGCGCGAGTTCGTCCGCGGCATCTGGCGCATGGCCGACGAGACGGCGGTGCAGTTCGCGGTGGAGAACATGTACCCCTGGCGCTACCGCGAGAAGGAGATGCTCGCGTACGCGCCCGACTGGGACGTCACGAACGAGGACTACCGGCACCACACGCTGGACCTCTCGCACACGGCCACCGCTCGCAACGACGCGCTGGAGATGGCCGACCGCATGGGCGACCGGCTGTGCCACGTGCACCTGGCCGACGGCTCGGGGTCCGGCAAGGACGAGCACCTGGTGCCCGGGCGGGGCAGCCAGCCGTGCGCCGAGATGCTGGAGCGGCTGGCGGCGCGCGGGTTCGGCGGGCAGGTCGTGGTGGAGATCAACACCCGGCGGGCGATGTCGGCGGCGGAGCGCGAGTCGGACCTCGCGGAGTCGCTGGCGTTCACCCGGTTCAACCTCGCGGCGCCGGTCCCGCGCGGCGCGTCGTCGTGA
- a CDS encoding Ppx/GppA phosphatase family protein encodes MRLGVLDVGSNTVHLLVVDAHPGARPLPAYSHKAELRLAELLDEEGAIADDGVERLIATIHEALQVSEDKGAEDVLPFATSAVREAANAESVLARVADETGVKLTVLTGEEEARLTFLAARRWFGWSAGKLLVLDIGGGSLEIAYGIDEDPDKAVSLPLGAGRLTTGWLPGDPPDPDDVRALRRHVRAQIARVVSEFSRLGEPDHVVATSKTYRQLARIAGAARSAEGLYTHRALSAKALEEWVPRLAAMPAAERAELPGVSEGRARQLLAGALVAEGAMDLFGVDTVEICPWALREGVILKRLDQLP; translated from the coding sequence ATGCGACTCGGCGTTCTGGATGTGGGCTCGAACACGGTGCACCTGCTGGTGGTGGATGCGCACCCCGGTGCCCGGCCGCTGCCTGCCTACTCGCACAAGGCGGAGCTGCGGCTCGCGGAGCTCCTCGACGAGGAGGGTGCCATCGCCGACGACGGGGTCGAGCGGCTGATAGCCACGATTCACGAGGCGCTGCAGGTTTCGGAGGACAAGGGCGCAGAAGACGTGCTCCCGTTCGCCACCTCCGCGGTCCGCGAGGCGGCCAACGCGGAATCCGTCCTCGCGCGCGTCGCCGACGAGACCGGGGTGAAGCTCACCGTGCTCACCGGCGAGGAGGAGGCACGGCTGACGTTCCTGGCCGCCCGCCGCTGGTTCGGCTGGTCGGCCGGGAAGCTGCTGGTCCTGGACATCGGCGGCGGGTCACTGGAGATCGCGTACGGGATCGACGAGGACCCCGACAAGGCGGTGTCGCTGCCGCTCGGCGCCGGCCGGCTGACGACCGGCTGGCTGCCGGGGGACCCGCCGGATCCCGACGACGTACGGGCGCTGCGGCGGCACGTGCGCGCGCAGATCGCCCGGGTCGTCAGCGAGTTCAGCCGCCTCGGTGAGCCGGATCACGTGGTGGCGACGTCCAAGACGTACCGGCAGCTCGCGCGGATCGCGGGCGCGGCCCGGTCCGCGGAGGGGCTGTACACGCACCGGGCGCTCTCAGCGAAGGCGCTGGAGGAGTGGGTGCCGCGGCTGGCGGCGATGCCGGCGGCGGAGCGGGCGGAGCTGCCGGGGGTGTCGGAGGGCAGGGCGCGGCAGTTGCTCGCGGGGGCGCTGGTGGCGGAGGGGGCGATGGACCTGTTCGGGGTGGACACGGTGGAGATCTGCCCGTGGGCGCTGCGCGAGGGGGTCATCCTCAAGCGGCTGGACCAGTTGCCGTGA